The following are encoded together in the Heterodontus francisci isolate sHetFra1 chromosome 41, sHetFra1.hap1, whole genome shotgun sequence genome:
- the LOC137353342 gene encoding suppressor of cytokine signaling 1-like, giving the protein MVGGSTQLDALANVRRPEPPRFQHCPPDQPTHFRTFRNKEREIVDRTLRFLDESGFYWGPLPVDEAHAMLIAEPVGTFLVRDSTQANHLFSLSVRAEKGPVSMRILFDKEHFWFNNARFDCILKLLEHCVESTQMKPFVSNCEVSVVFSKPLRKNSIPKLQQLCRKNIICHFGIEGMRKLPLVPTLRKYIEEFPFKM; this is encoded by the coding sequence ATGGTCGGTGGGAGCACACAACTGGATGCACTGGCGAATGTGCGACGACCCGAGCCTCCCCGATTCCAGCACTGTCCACCTGATCAACCCACCCACTTTCGCACGTTTCGGAACAAGGAACGGGAGATCGTCGACCGGACCCTGCGCTTCCTGGATGAGAGCGGATTTTACTGGGGCCCGCTCCCCGTGGATGAGGCTCATGCCATGCTGATAGCGGAGCCCGTGGGCACCTTCCTCGTTCGGGACAGCACTCAAGCCAACCACTTGTTCAGCCTGAGCGTCCGGGCTGAGAAGGGACCAGTCAGCATGCGGATCCTGTTTGACAAAGAACACTTCTGGTTCAATAACGCCCGCTTTGACTGCATTTTGAAGCTGCTGGAACATTGCGTGGAGAGCACGCAAATGAAGCCCTTTGTGTCCAACTGTGAGGTCTCTGTGGTCTTTTCCAAACCCTTGCGGAAAAACTCCATCCCAAAACTACAGCAGTTATGCAGAAAGAACATAATCTGCCACTTTGGGATAGAAGGCATGAGGAAACTTCCCTTAGTGCCCACACTCCGAAAGTACATTGAGGAATTTCCATTCAAAATGTAA